One genomic segment of Planctomycetia bacterium includes these proteins:
- a CDS encoding integron integrase, translating to MHANEAFGPQNPEKPRLSRESGAPPPPYGQTRPRLLDLVRHAARARHLAPNTEKAYVYWVRRFVLFHGRRHPREMREPEVNAFLSDLAVAGRVAPATQNQALAGLLFLYEEVLQQPLDRLQGVVRAKRPKRLPTVLSPEEVQAVLAAMPGQPRVIATLLYGAGLRLLEALQIRVKDVDFSRGEIMIRQAKGGKDRVAVLPQCVRRTLVDQLRDLRVRHGVEVDHGRGRVKLPGAFARKHPAAEQSWAWQWIFPGDRDFFDREERRSFRHHVHQTVVQRALRDALIRAGISKRASCHTLRHSFATHLLQDGYDIRTVQELLGHNDVKTTMIYTHVLNRGGRGVRSPADRLAGDS from the coding sequence ATGCACGCCAACGAAGCCTTCGGACCGCAGAACCCGGAAAAGCCCCGGCTCAGCCGGGAATCAGGGGCCCCGCCGCCGCCATACGGGCAAACCCGGCCCCGCCTGCTGGACCTCGTGCGACACGCCGCCCGGGCCCGGCACCTGGCGCCGAACACGGAAAAGGCCTACGTCTACTGGGTCCGCCGCTTCGTTCTCTTTCATGGCCGGAGGCACCCGCGGGAGATGCGCGAGCCGGAGGTGAACGCGTTTCTGTCGGATCTCGCTGTTGCCGGCCGCGTCGCGCCGGCGACGCAAAACCAGGCGCTGGCCGGGCTGCTCTTTCTGTACGAGGAGGTGCTGCAACAGCCGCTGGACCGGCTGCAGGGGGTGGTGCGAGCCAAGCGTCCCAAACGCCTGCCCACCGTCCTCTCTCCCGAGGAAGTGCAGGCCGTCCTCGCGGCAATGCCGGGGCAACCGCGGGTCATCGCCACTCTTTTGTATGGCGCTGGCTTGCGCCTGCTCGAGGCATTGCAAATCCGGGTCAAGGACGTCGATTTCAGCCGGGGGGAAATCATGATTCGCCAGGCAAAGGGGGGAAAGGACCGGGTGGCAGTTCTGCCGCAGTGTGTGAGGCGCACACTCGTAGACCAGCTCCGCGATCTGCGGGTCCGTCACGGCGTCGAGGTGGACCATGGCCGCGGCAGGGTGAAACTGCCGGGCGCCTTTGCACGAAAGCATCCGGCGGCGGAGCAGTCGTGGGCCTGGCAGTGGATTTTTCCCGGGGACCGGGATTTCTTCGACCGTGAGGAGCGGCGGTCGTTTCGTCATCATGTGCATCAGACGGTGGTCCAGCGGGCCCTGCGCGACGCGCTCATCCGGGCGGGGATAAGCAAGCGCGCGTCGTGCCACACGCTTCGGCACTCGTTTGCGACGCACCTGCTCCAGGACGGATATGACATTCGCACGGTGCAGGAGTTGCTCGGGCATAACGACGTCAAGACGACGATGATCTACACGCATGTGCTCAACCGCGGGGGGCGGGGCGTCCGCAGTCCGGCCGATCGGCTGGCTGGCGACTCTTGA
- a CDS encoding preprotein translocase subunit Tim44, producing the protein MAIVLGSSLDNGLAAAAARPPVQRSESVTSLSIGQYLIRRLSDYGIRHVFGLPGDYVLSFYSMLEHSPLDLVNCTREDCAGFAADAYARVNGMGALCVTYGVGGMSVANSVAGAYAEKSPVVMISGAPGMGERANDPLLHHRVREWRTQLEVFEKICAACREIVDPATAFRDIDLLLDTAYRLKRPVYLELPRDMVAVAPDQIRPYTHPVRRSDPAALAEAVREAVGRIEAAHSPVIIAGIELHRYGLQADAVALAEASGIPIAATMLAKSVVSEVHPLYIGLYEGAMGRAEVTEFVEESDCVILLGTILTDIDLGIFTAKLDATRSIFANSEDLRISHHHFHDVLLEDFIRALVAAKPRGARRQLPPAPAAAAGPFSIAADAPITTTRLVRRLDESLDDRTIVIADVGDALFASSELVIRGQTQFISPAYYTSMGFAVPAALGAKTARPDMKVIALVGDGAFQMTGMELSTIVRRGLSVTVIVLDNKGYGTERLLHEGTFNDINPWQYQLLPQVLGGGTGYEVRTEGEFDAALKKCLADQSGMSIVRVHIGLDDRSVTLDRLAAGLARRVRA; encoded by the coding sequence ATGGCGATCGTGCTCGGCTCGAGTCTGGACAACGGCCTCGCTGCCGCCGCCGCCCGGCCGCCCGTGCAACGGTCGGAAAGCGTCACCAGTCTCTCGATCGGCCAGTACCTGATCCGGCGGCTTTCCGACTACGGGATTCGCCACGTCTTCGGTCTGCCGGGCGACTACGTGCTCTCGTTCTACAGCATGCTGGAGCACAGTCCGCTCGACCTCGTGAACTGCACCCGCGAGGACTGCGCCGGGTTCGCGGCCGATGCGTACGCCCGCGTGAACGGCATGGGCGCCCTGTGCGTGACCTACGGTGTGGGGGGCATGAGCGTCGCCAACTCGGTCGCCGGCGCCTATGCGGAGAAGAGCCCGGTCGTGATGATCTCGGGCGCGCCCGGCATGGGGGAGCGGGCGAACGATCCGCTCCTGCACCATCGCGTCCGCGAGTGGCGGACACAACTGGAGGTCTTCGAGAAGATCTGCGCCGCCTGCCGGGAAATCGTCGATCCGGCCACCGCGTTTCGCGACATCGACCTGCTCCTCGACACGGCATACCGTCTCAAGCGGCCGGTGTACCTCGAGTTGCCGCGTGACATGGTGGCGGTCGCACCGGACCAGATCCGTCCGTACACGCATCCCGTCCGGCGGAGTGACCCGGCCGCGCTGGCCGAGGCTGTGCGCGAGGCGGTGGGGCGGATCGAGGCCGCGCACAGTCCGGTGATCATCGCCGGCATCGAGCTGCATCGGTACGGCCTCCAGGCGGACGCCGTCGCGCTCGCCGAGGCGTCGGGCATACCGATCGCCGCGACGATGCTCGCGAAGAGCGTCGTCAGCGAGGTGCATCCGCTGTACATCGGCCTCTACGAGGGGGCGATGGGCCGCGCGGAGGTGACCGAGTTCGTCGAGGAGAGCGACTGCGTAATCCTGCTGGGCACGATTCTCACCGACATCGACCTCGGCATCTTCACCGCCAAGCTCGACGCCACCCGCAGCATCTTCGCCAACAGCGAGGACCTGCGGATCAGCCATCATCACTTCCACGACGTGCTGCTGGAAGACTTCATCCGTGCGCTGGTGGCCGCGAAGCCGCGCGGTGCGCGGCGGCAACTGCCGCCGGCTCCGGCCGCGGCCGCCGGGCCGTTCTCCATCGCCGCCGACGCGCCGATCACGACGACCCGCCTCGTCCGCCGGCTTGACGAGTCGCTCGACGACCGGACGATCGTGATCGCGGACGTCGGCGATGCCTTGTTCGCATCGAGCGAACTGGTGATCCGCGGCCAGACGCAATTCATCTCGCCCGCCTACTACACGTCGATGGGGTTCGCCGTGCCGGCGGCGCTGGGCGCCAAGACCGCCCGGCCGGACATGAAGGTGATCGCCCTCGTCGGCGACGGAGCCTTCCAGATGACCGGCATGGAGCTTTCCACGATCGTCAGGCGTGGGCTGTCGGTGACCGTGATCGTGCTCGACAACAAGGGCTACGGGACCGAGCGGCTCCTGCACGAGGGGACGTTCAACGACATCAATCCCTGGCAGTATCAACTGCTCCCGCAGGTGCTCGGTGGCGGCACCGGGTACGAGGTGCGCACCGAGGGGGAGTTCGATGCGGCCCTGAAAAAGTGCCTTGCCGACCAGTCGGGAATGAGCATCGTCCGCGTGCACATCGGGCTGGACGACCGGAGCGTCACGCTGGACAGGCTGGCTGCCGGCCTGGCACGTCGCGTGCGGGCCTGA
- a CDS encoding peptide-binding protein: protein MPSPTPRDAEPLTSPAPSSYTHGMPLITLRVLHGADRGRVFDNLPTPVTIGREEGNSIQLNDDRISRYHLKLQADNEQIVATDLESTNGTKVNGEEIQVRIVRDGDMIALGRSLLLVGSPSDIERRIAAVADDSASAAPARAADMRERLRNIAAHDSDVVDDVAEVRSPLQRSDPPSLPSRLSPAQAAETCELLEWVQGVLRRASESAVLRPGFDRVDLGFAEWQALLDLQARLAELLRQIGMPASD, encoded by the coding sequence ATGCCGTCCCCCACCCCGCGCGACGCCGAGCCTTTGACCAGCCCGGCTCCGTCATCGTATACCCACGGGATGCCGCTCATCACGCTCCGAGTGCTCCACGGCGCCGATCGAGGCAGGGTCTTCGACAACCTGCCCACACCCGTCACGATCGGCCGCGAGGAGGGAAACTCGATCCAGCTCAACGACGACCGCATCAGCCGATACCATCTGAAACTCCAGGCCGACAACGAGCAGATCGTGGCCACGGACCTCGAGAGCACCAACGGCACGAAGGTCAACGGCGAGGAAATCCAGGTCAGGATCGTTCGTGACGGCGACATGATCGCGCTCGGCCGGTCGCTGCTGCTCGTCGGCTCGCCGTCCGACATCGAGCGGCGGATCGCGGCCGTGGCCGATGACTCCGCATCCGCCGCCCCGGCCCGGGCCGCGGACATGCGCGAGCGCTTGCGGAACATCGCGGCCCACGATTCCGACGTCGTCGACGACGTGGCCGAGGTCCGGTCGCCGCTGCAGCGCAGCGATCCGCCGTCGTTGCCGTCACGGCTCAGTCCGGCCCAGGCGGCGGAGACCTGCGAACTGCTCGAATGGGTTCAGGGCGTCCTGCGCCGCGCCAGTGAGTCGGCCGTACTGCGGCCGGGTTTCGACCGCGTCGACCTGGGCTTCGCGGAATGGCAGGCCCTGCTCGATCTCCAGGCGCGGCTGGCCGAACTCCTCCGGCAGATCGGCATGCCCGCTTCGGACTGA